The region GGTTTCATAAAAGTACACTCTTATGAATACCCAGCCTTTCAGAAAAATCGCAACGCGTAAGGTTATGCCCTCTTATTCATCATCTAAGATAAGAGCACGAGCCTCACAGTGTTTGTCACTGGCAAGCAAATTATGTTCGCGCAAATAGTCTCGACCTTGCGCTGCAAATTCATCATGGCTTACATCTCTTCGGATGCCCGGGCAAAAGTCTTTAGCCATTTCCCAAGACTCCGAATCAACAATGTTACCACGGAAATACGGCCATGCACGACAAATATCCGGCTTAGCAATATGTACGCCGCAGCCTTTAGATTGTACAAAGAATATACAGTAGTTATCTTCACCTACACGAATTCTTAGTTTGCCGTCTTTTACTTCGCCATATTTTTCTGTAAATTCTTCGGCAGACATCTGTAAGTGTTCGGTAATGCGAACAAGGTCTGTCGGGCTGACAATAATACCGCCCTCACCTTCACAACAATGTCCACACATCTGGCAATCAAATGCTTCTTTCATTTATATACTCTCCAAACCGAGTCTGCTGTGTTCAACCATAATGCATTTATCTTCAACAACAGCAATCTCATTGGCAGCAAGTTTTTCGCCAGCGTCCTGACTTCTGATTCCAGACTGCATCCAGAACATGTTCGGCTTATGCTCCAACGCAAGCACCTCGTCTGCATGGGCTGCACAATACTGAGATGCACGGAATAC is a window of Halodesulfovibrio sp. DNA encoding:
- a CDS encoding YkgJ family cysteine cluster protein — its product is MKEAFDCQMCGHCCEGEGGIIVSPTDLVRITEHLQMSAEEFTEKYGEVKDGKLRIRVGEDNYCIFFVQSKGCGVHIAKPDICRAWPYFRGNIVDSESWEMAKDFCPGIRRDVSHDEFAAQGRDYLREHNLLASDKHCEARALILDDE